A stretch of DNA from Allomeiothermus silvanus DSM 9946:
GACGCCGCCGGGAACAACTGGGTCACGCTAAGGGGGGAGAGCGAGCAGGCTCTTTTGATGGGTGGCCACCTCGATAGCGTGCCAAACGGCGGCTGGCTAGACGGTTGCCTCAATGTGCTGGCCGCGCTCGAGGTCTTGCGCCGGATCAGTGAGGAATACGGCGGCCACCCCCCCGTCACCGTGCGCTTGGTAGACTGGGCCGATGAGGAGGGGGCCCGCTTCGGGCGAAGCCTCTTAGGGTCCTCGGCCTTCGCGGGCACCTACACCATCGAGGCCGACCGGGGCCGCACCGACCGCGAGGGGGTGCGGCTCGAGGACGCCCTGAGGCGCTGCGGTGTGGAGATTGACCGCTTTCCCGAAGCCACCCAAGAGCAGAAGAATGCCGCGGCCTACCTCGAGCTACACATCGAACAGGGGCCGGTGCTGGAGCGGCTGGGGCTGCCGCTGGGGGTGGTGCTGGGGACCAAGGGGGTGGAGCGCCACCAGATCACCTTCCACGGCCAAGAGGCCCACTCCGGCTCCACCCCCATGACCGCGCGGAAGGACGCGCTGGCAGCGGCGGCCAAGCTGGCCCTGGAGATCCGCCCTATCGCCATGAAACACCCCGACGCGGTGTGCACCATGGGCTCAGTCAAGACCTTCCCCGGCATCGTCACGGCGGTGGTGGGGCGTTGTGAATGCACCCTTGACCAGCGCGACCTCGACGCGAACATCCTGGCCCAGATGCTGGCCGAGGCTCGCGAGGCTAGCGAGCGCTTTGCTAAAGAGGAAAACTGCACCGTGGAGTGGAGCCGTATCTGGAACATCGAACCCATCCCCTTCCATCCGCATCTCATCGAGCTCTGCGACGAGGCCATCCGCGAAGTGGCAGGTGTCTCCCACCGGCTGCCCTCCGGGCCGCTGCACGACGCAGCGGAGGTAGCCCGCGCAGGGATTCCCACGGTGATGATGTTCGTTCAGTCCCTCTACGGGATCAGCCACAACAAGATCGAAGATACTAAAGAGGAGCACCTCGAGCTTGCGGTGCGGGCTTTTGATCGACTAGCGGATAAAGCCATGCATTGGATTATGCGCAAGTAGACAGATCCCGCAGAGGGAGCGCTCTGCAAAGCGCTAGCCATCCGGGAGGACGCCCTAACCGGCAACAGGCCATCCTTTGGCAGAACCGGTTAGGGCTTAAGCCTGAGCTTTGAGCGTCTCTGATGTGAAACTTATGAGCTACACGACGGTTTTTGGTCACCGTAGTTTCATATGAACTCTGATTTTACGCGGTTGAGTTTATAGGGCATAAAATAGGGCTTCCTGTGGACACAGGAGGCCCGATATGAATCTACCACGCCCGATGGTAAAGGCTGTTGAAGCAATGATGAAAGCTGCGGATACCCGAAGCTGCTGGGGGATAGCAGAGGGATGTAAATATGCCCATGACAGCATTTATCGAGCTTTGGAGGTGGAGCTGGAGCGGTATTTCACGTGCTGTTTGGCCTTGTTGAAGCGGTTAGGAGGGTTAGGGAAGGGCTATCTGATCTTGGATGACGTGGTGATTGCCTGCTGGCAACGGGGGCTACTGGATTTACCTAAGGTTATGGACACTTCCACAGGGCAGTATGTGTGGGGTTTTTGTGTGGTGGTGCTGCTGTGGACGAATGGATGGATTCGTCTGCCGCTGGCCTTTCGGGGGTGTTGGAGTGATGAAGGTGAAGGGCGAAACAAACACACTCTGGCCATGGAACTGCTGTTGTGGGCGGTGGAGCAAGGGTTCAAACCCGAGTACGTGCTGTTTGATGCAGGGTACGCCTCCAAGGAGCTGTTGAGAAAGATTCATGGACTCGGGTGGTCACCAGACTACGCAAGAACCGATTGCTGGACGGTCGCCAGCGCAAACACCATGGATCGCCTTTCTGGGTCAAAGAGGGCAGACTCAAAGGTCTAGGCTTCTTGGTCAAGGTACTCCGCAGGGGTAACTTCTACCTCTGCACCAACGCAACAGAGCTCCCCAAGCATCTATCGCATCCGTCCCAACATCGAGGAAGCCTTTCGAGGCCTTCAACTTCGAACTCGGCTGGCAGGGGCATCGCCACCACAAACGCGAGAAACTCGCTGCACATCTAGCCCTGGGCTTTCTTAGCTACGCGCTGATCGAATTTCACCGCTCACGATCCAATCACAAGATGACCTTCTACCAATACCGTCGTAAACTCATCTCTGGCGCTATACCCCCTGATTTATCCCCTTTGCTGGAGTTCGCAGCCTGACTGCGTAAAATCAGTTCCTTGTGTTGGGTTCATAACTCGGGTAGTGCTGGATACACAGAGCGTTGCTGGGCAGGAGCATGGTCTGGGGTGGGGGTGAAGTGGTCCAGGGTGGTTGCGATAAACTTTGGGTGCCACGCGCCGTTGCTATGAGTCTGCCCACCCTACGCCAGATCCTCGAGCTGCCTGCTTTTGCCGGGGCTGAACTGCTCTCCGGCCATTCCCACCTTGACCAGGTCGTCACCTGGGTTCACGTTGCGGAGGTCATGGACGCCTGGCGCTTTCTGTCGGGGGGCGAGCTGATCCTGAGCACGGGCCTCGAGCTCGCCCGCGCTACGCCGGAGGAAAGGGTCACCTACCTGCGCGCGCTGGCCCAGGCCGGGGCCCACGGGCTGGCCCTCGAGCTTGTCCAGTGGATACAGGAGGTGCCCGCCGAACTCTTGCAAACTGCGCGGCTGCTCGAGTTCCCCATCCTTGCCTTCCGAAGGGAGGTGCGTTTTGCCGACCTCACCCGCGCTGCCCATGAGCGCATCTTGCGCCCCCACGGGGCGAGGGGAGACGAGCCCCTGCTCGAGGCTATCCTCGAGGCACTGATCGAGACCGGCCGCAGCCAGGGCTTCCTCCAGCGCCAGCTCGGGCCCATCCTCTCCCTGCCCAGCCGCCCGCGTTCGACGCTGCTTTCGACGCTGGAAGCCCTGCTCGCTTCGCAGTTCAACATTGCCGAAACGGCCCGGCGGCTCGGGGTACGGCGGCAGAGCATCTATTACCGCCTGGAGCAGCTAAGGGGCATGCTGGGCGACCTCGACAGCACCGAACGCCGGCTGGGGTTGTGGGTGGCGCTCGAGCTGCTCAAGCGGTAGCCTGCCTTTTACACACTGTCCATTGCATCCCCTCGTATTCGGGGACTACCATTGGGGCAACAGATCAAAGGAGGTCCTAATGGAACGCCCCTCGTCGGAAATCATCCAGGAGAACCGCGACTACACCCTTTTCTCCTGGTCGGTGCAGAGCCAGGCCAACCCCATCCACATGACGCACGCCCAAGGGGTGTGGTTTTGGGATGGTGAGGGCAACAAGTGGCTGGACTTCAGCTCTCAGCTCATCAACATCAACGTCGGGCACCAGCACCCGAAGGTGCTCGAGGCTATCAAGAAACAAGTAGACCAACTCTGCTTCGCCGGGCCCTCCTTCGCCACCGAGCCGCGCGGGAAGCTCGGCAAGAAGCTGGCCGAGGTCACGGGCCTCGCCAAGAGCTTCTTCACGCTGGGCGGGGCCGAGGCCAACGAGAACGCCATGAAGATCGCCCGGCTCTATACCGGACGCGACAAGATCATCACCCGCTACCGTTCCTATCACGGGGCCACCATGGGCTCCATGACTGCCTCCGGCGACCCTCGCCGCTGGCCGGTGGAGCCGGGCATCCCCGGCATCGTGCGGGTCTTCGACCCCTACTGCTACCGCTGCCCCTTCGGCAAGACCCCCGACTCCTGCCGCCGCGAGTGTGTGAGCCACATCGAAGAGGTCATCCAGATGGAAGGCCCGCACACCATCGCGGCCATTTTGGTGGAGGGGATTACCGGCTCGAACGGCCTTCTGGTTCCGCCGGACGATTACTACCCCAAGCTGCGGGCGCTGTGCGACAAGTACGGCATCCTGCTCATCACCGACGAGGTAATGTCGGGCTTCGGGCGCACCGGCAAGTGGCTCTCCACCCAGCACTACGGGGTCAAGCCCGATATCGTGACCTGCGCCAAGGGCCTCACCAGCGGCTACATGCCTTTGGGTGCGGTGATCGTGAGCCAGCCCATCGCCGACTACTTCGAGAAGAACATGCTCTGGGGCGGCCTGACCTACTCGGGCCACCCGGTCTCCTGCGCGGCGGCGGTGGCTAACCTATCGGTCTACGAGGAGGAACACCTCTTCGAGAACACCGAAACTCAAGGCCGGTACCTGGCGGAGCGCCTCGAGGCCATGAAGCGCAAGTACGCCTGCGTCGGTGACGTGCGCTACAAGGGGCTCTTCAGCGTGCTCGAGCTGGTGCGCGACAAGGCCACCAAGGAGCCCCTGGCCCCCTTCAACGGGACTTCTCCCGAGATGCAGAAGCTCACCGGATACCTAAAGTCCAAACACGTCTATGCCTTTAGCCGCTTCAACATGGTTTGGGTCTGCCCGCCTTTGGTCATTACCCGGGAGGAGCTGAAGTATGGCCTGGACATCTACGAAGAGGCCCTGGCGCTGGTAGACCAGATGTTAGGAGCGGTAGCAGCCGATTGATCCGCTGAACCCGTACAAATCCGTCCAAGCACGGTATAGCTGTAGCGGCGTGTAGCCTTAGCCCCCCGGCGTAGTCAGCCCTGGGGGGACATTCCTCCCCAGCTTTTTGTGCACACTTGCTCGTGGAGGAGGTGGAAATCGTGGCGATCGAATGGAGCCCCAGCTATGAAACGGGCGAGATACGTATCGACCAACAGCACCGCAATTTATTTGATCGTGTGAACCGCCTCGAGCGCATGCTCGAGGTGGGTGAGGTATTGGATCAAGCCGAGGTGGAGAATCTCCTGATCTTTTTGGAGAGTTACATAAATACCCATTTTGCTTATGAAGAGTTGTGTATGACGCTGCGGGGCTGTCCTATAGCCCGGAAGAATAAGGAAGCCCATGATAAGCTCCTGGCGTTTTACGACGATTTCGCTCAACGTTATGCCGCGCGCGGGAAAGCCGATGCGGCGATGCTACGTGGGCTGCATGAAGTGCTGAGCAAGTGGTTGGTAGGGCATGTGTGCAATATAGACGTGCAGTTACGTAGCCGCGTTTCTGCCGCAAGGCTATAGCCCCAAGAAGGCTGGACACACTGTCCATTGCACTGCTTCGGCTCAGGTTCTACCATAAAGCATCTAAAGTACTTGGGAGGTTGAGATGGCAGTTCGGGAACCTGAGGTGGGCATTAAGCGGGTATCGCACTGGATCGGCGGGCGGGTTGTGGTGGGTAACTCGGGGCGTAGCGGGGCAGTGTGGAACCCCGCTACGGGGCAGAAGCAGGCTATGGTGGATTTCGCTAGCGCAGAGGAGGTAGATCGCGCTATCGCCGTTGCCAAGGAGGCCTTCAAGAGCTGGCGCCAGACCCCCCTTTCGCGGCGGGCCGAGATCATGTTCAAGTTCCGCGAGCTCATCGACGCCAACCGCAAGAAGATCGCTGAACTCATCACCCTCGAGCACGGCAAGACCCTACCCGACGCCCTGGGCGAGGTAGCCCGTGGCCTGGAGAACGTCGAGTTCGCCTGCGGCATCCCCAACTTGCTCAAGGGCGGCTACTCCGAACAGGTCAGCCGCGGGGTGGACGTCTACCAGATCCGCCAACCGTTGGGTGTAGTGGCGGGCATCACCCCTTTTAACTTCCCCGCTATGGTGCCGATGTGGATGTTCGCCAACGCCATCGCCTGCGGTAACACCTTCGTGCTCAAGCCCTCCGAGAAGGATCCCTCAGCCAGCATGTACCTCGCCGAGTTGCTCCAGCAGGCGGGCCTGCCCGACGGCGTGTTCAACGTGGTGCACGGGGACAAAGTGGCTGTGGATCGGCTCTTGGAACACCCCGACGTCAAGGCGGTGAGCTTCGTAGGCTCGACCCCCATCGCCAAGTACATCTACGAGACCGGCACCAAGCACGGTAAGCGCGTGCAAGCCCTGGGCGGGGCGAAGAACCACATGGTCGTGCTTCCCGACGCCGACATCAACATGGCCGCCGACGCCGCCGTCTCGGCCGCCTACGGCTCGGCGGGCGAGCGCTGCATGGCGATCTCGGTCGTGGTGGCGGTGGGCGACGTGGCCGACCCCCTCATCGAGGCCATCAAGGAACGCATGCCCAAGATCAAGGTGGGGCCGGGGCTCGAGGAGGGCAGCGAGATGGGCCCCCTCATCTCCAAGGAGCACCGCGACAAGGTGGCCTCCTACGTGGAGAACGCCCCCAAAGAAGGGGCTACCGTGGTGGTGGATGGCCGAGAGGATCCGGTGAGCCAGCGCGAAGGCTTCTTCCTGGGCACCTCGCTGCTTGACAACGTCAAACCAGGCATGAAGTGCTACGACGACGAGATCTTCGGCCCGGTGCTGAGTGTGGTGCGGGTCAAGACTTACGAAGAGGCCCTCAAACTCGTCAACGAGCATCCTTACGGTAACGGCACCGCCATCTTTACCCGTGACGGCGGCGCGGCCCGCCAGTTCCAGTTTGATGTAGAGGCGGGCATGGTGGGCATCAACGTGCCCATTCCGGTGCCGGTGGCCTACTACAGCTTCGGCGGCTGGAAGGCCAGCCTCTTCGGCGACCTGCACATGTACGGCCCCGAGGGCGTGCAGTTCTACACCCGCGCCAAGGTGGTCACCAGCCGCTGGCCCGACCCCAGCACTTCCAAGGTGGACTTGGGCTTTCCGCAGGTGCGATAGGATTCGGCCCGCACGCGCTGATGTAGGGGTGTTGCTATGTCCCTGACCGATAGTGCGGGCAACCCTGTGACCGTTAGCGATCCTGCGGCTTTGGCCTACTTCGATCAGGCCCTCGATGACTTCCTACACTTCCGTGGGGACTTGGCGGGGGACATCGAGCGCTCCATCCAAGCCGACCCCGATTTTGCCCTGGGCTATGCTTATAAGGGTTACGTCGGTGTGCTCGGCACCGAACCCGCCGATGCAGCTGCCGCCAAGGCGGTGTTGGCGGCCTACTTGGCCAGGGCCAACCTTTCCCGGCTGAGCGAGCGCGAGCGGATGCACCTGCGGGCGGCCCGGACCCTGCTTGAGGGCGACTTTCACCGGGCCGGGCAACTCCTGGCCGAGATCTCGTTGGAGTACCCCCGCGACACCCTGGCCCTGGCGGTGGGTCACCAGATCGACTTCTTCACCGGGAGCGCCGGGATGCTGCGTGACCGGCCTGCTGGGGTAATGTATGCTTGGACCCCTGAGGATCGCCACTACCCCAACCTGTTGGGGATGCTCGCTTTTGGCCTCGAGGAGACCGGGCAGTACGATCGGGCCGAGGAAGTGGGCCTGGAAGCGGTGGAGCGCAACCCCAAGGATGTGTGGAGCATCCACGCCGTGACCCACACCTACGAGATGCAAGGGCGCTTTGCTAGGGGAATGCGTTTCATGGAAGAGCGCTTCGAAGACTGGGCCAGCGGCAATTACTTCATCCTGCACAACTGGTGGCACTATGCCCTCTACGCCCTCGAGGCTGGGGACGTGGAGCGGGCGTTGGAGATCCACGACACGGTGCTTCTCACTGCTGATAACGCTGGGCTGGCGCTGACCCTGCTAGACGCCACCGCGTTATGTTGGCGGCTTTACCTCGAGGGCCACGACCTGCGCCCTCGCTTTGCTGAACAGGCCGAGCGCTGGAGGCGCAAGGTGGAACCGGCTTTTTACGCCTTCAACGATATGCACATGACCATGGCCTTCGTGGGGGCAGGGCTTGAGCAGGAGGCCGAAGAACTCATCAGAAGCCGTGAGCGCTGGCTCGCCACCTATCCTCCCGAGCATCTCAGCAACGTGAGGATGACCCGCGAGGTCGGGCTGCCGGTATGTAAGGCCGTGCTGGCTTTCGGGCGAGGCCAGTACCGCCGGGTAGTGGAACTTCTATACCCCATCCGTCGCCGCCTGCACGAGTTCGGCGGCAGTCACGCCCAGCGCGATGCAGTGCTACGGACCTTGCTCGAGGCCGCTATCCGCGGGGGGGACTACCCGCTGTCCCAGGCCCTCCTTAGTGAACGGATCAGCATCAAGCCGCGCAGCCCCTATAACTGGCTCAAACAAGCTCAACTGCTCGAGCGGATCGGAGAGACCGCCAAAGCCGAACTGGCCCGCAAAAACGCGGCCCGCCATCGCTCGGGTAGCGCTAGCTAAAGCGCATTGGTGTGATCCGCTGCGGGGTATGCGCTGCTTAGCAAAGGCTCTAAGATAGAAAGATGGGTTCGCTCGAGCACCTGTTGGAACACAACCGCCGTTGGTCAGCCAACATCCGCCAGCGAGAGCCAGATTTCTTTGTCAAGCTTGCCCGCCAGCAAAGCCCCAATTACCTGTGGATTGGTTGCTCGGACAGCCGGGTTCCTGCGAACGAGATCGTTGACCTGCTCCCGGGTGAGCTGTTCGTACACCGCAACGTGGCGAATGTGGTAGTGCATAGCGACCTCAATTGCCTTTCGGTGATGCAATATGCCGTGGATGTGCTCGAGGTCAAGCACCTCATCGTATGCGGCCACTACGGTTGTGGCGGGGTTCGTGCAGCGCTGTTGGGCGAGCGGTTAGGGCTCATCGATAACTGGCTACACCATGTACGCGATGTCTTCCAAAAACACCAGACCCAGGTGTTGGGGTTGGCAGAAGAAACCCAGCGGATTGACCGCTTGTGTGAGCTGAACGTGATTGAGCAGGTTGTCCACGTCTGCCAGACCACCGTGGTCCATGATGCCTGGGCCAGAGGCCAGCAACTCGCTGTACACGGTTGGATCTACGGGCTGCGCGACGGGCGGCTGCATACCCTGATGTGCGACGTGAGCGGGCCAGGCCAACTCGAGGCCGCCTACCAGGAGGCCCTGGCGGTCTCGTACCCTGCCCCCTGATCTAAAACACCGCCACCTTGGCGACCATGTTGCGGAACTGGAGGGTCCCCCCGGTGAGCGTGCCGCTTTTGAGGCGCACCCCCAGGTAAAGCTCTCCTTTATTCACCCCCGAGGTAAGTTTGCTGCCTTTCCAGTTAAAGGGCTGGGTCGCTCCGCTCGAGAAGTTGACTTGGCCTATGCTCTCGAGGTTGGGGCTGCTAACGGAACAGGTGTAGACGCCGTTCAGCATGTTTGTACAAGGAGGCTGGTCGGCGGCGTAGAACTCAAGCGTCACGTCCTGCTGCTGGTAGGTGACGTTGCCCACGATCTCGATGCTCTTGAGTGCTACCCCGGGCCGCTCGCCGAGCTGGGCTTGTTGCAGGGTGACAGTGGTGTTGCCGATCAGGGCGACATCGGTATTGTAGTCTTTGATCGAAGTACTGAAGGGCAGAGCCGTACAAGCCGCCAGCAACCCAAGGAGAGGCACTACGAAAAGACGCTTCATGGGGCCCAGTGTACCGGGTACGGCAGTGGCGGGTGAGTCAACCCCCACAAACGCGGTATCATGCGCCAGATGTACGCACGGGTGAGACCCTGGCTCTTCCGCCAGGATCCGGAATCCATACACGAATTAGCGATACACCTCCTGGCCTTCGCGGCGGGGGGTCGGCCCCGGCTCAAGCTGTTGTCGGCGTTGTTGCGGGTGCAGGACGAGCGGCTCAAGGTACGGCTATGGGGCCTCGAGTTCCCTAACCCCATCGGCTTGGCCGCGGGTTTCGACAAGAACGCCCGGGCGGTGGCGGCCTGGCCCGCTTTGGGCTTTGGGCATGTAGAAATCGGGAGCGTGACGGCCTTGGCCCAGCCGGGAAACCCCAAGCCCCGGCTTTTCCGGCTTCCCCAGGATCAGGCCCTCATCAACCGCATGGGCTTCAACAACGATGGCGCGGAGGTGATTGCGGCCCGGCTCGAGCGCTGGCAGCAGACCCACGGCAAGATACCGGTTCCCTTGGGGATCAACCTGGGGAAATCGAAGCTCACCCCGCTCGAGGAGGCCCCTGCCGATTATCTCAAAAGCCTGAGACTGCTCTGGCCTTATGGCGATTACTTCGCGATCAACGTGAGTTCGCCCAACACGCCGGGGCTGCGGCAGTTGCAGGATCGGGACCGGCTCGAGGAGCTGCTTGGGGCGGTGATGGGGTTTGCCCGCGCCCAGCCGGAGGCCAAGCCTGTCTTGCTCAAGATCGCCCCCGACCTCTCCTGGGAGCAGGTAGATGAGATCCTCGAGTTGGCTGAGCGCTACGGGCTATCCGGCCTCATCGCCACCAACACCACCGTGGCTCGAGATGGCCTTACCACCCCCACTTCTGAGGCTGGCGGGTTGTCCGGTAGGCCGCTCAGGGCCCGCTCACTGGAGGTCTTGCAGTATTTGAGCCGACAGCTTCAAGGCCGTCTCCCGATCATCTCGGTAGGCGGGATTTTTTCCCCAGAGGATGTGCTCGAGCGCCTGCGAGGGGGGGCCTCGTTGGTCCAGGTATACACCGGATTCATCTATGAAGGCCCGTTTATGCTCAGGAATCTGAACCGGGGGCTGCTCGAGCACCTCGAGCGGTTGGGCCTAAAGAGCGTCGAAGATGTACGCCGATCCTCCAACCCGTAAGGGCGAAAAATCAGGCACCTACCGCGAAGCTCGGGTGGACGAAGACCTCACGTCCTTCCACCCAGGTCATCACCGGCCACCCGGAAAGCCGCCACCCTGCCCAGGGGCTGAATTTGGCCTTGGAGGCAAAGCCGGCTGGATCCACCGCCCGCTCGCTTTTGGGATCGAGAAGGGTCAGGCTCGCCTCGTGGCCCTCCTCGAGGTGAATGGGCCTGAAGCCTAGTACCCGGCGGGGCCCGTCGGTGAAGCGCTCGATCAGGGTCGCGAGGGGGAAGCCCCGCTTGAGGTAAAGCTCGGTGTAGAGGAGGGGAAAGGCTACCTCGAGGCTGGGAATCCCGAAGGGTGCCCGGATCAAATCCTGTTCCTTCTCGGCCTGGGTATGGGGGGCGTGGTCGGTGCCGATGCAGTCAATCGAGCCATCCAGCAAACCTTGGATGAGCGCTTCGAGGTCGGCCTGGGTACGCAAGGGCGGGGCGACTTTGTACACCGGGTCGAGGCTCTCCAGGCGTTCGTGGGTTAGGGTCAGGTGATGCGGCCCGACCTCGGTGGTGACGGGTAGGCCTTCGGCCTTGGCCTGGCGGATGAGTTGCAGCCCTCGAGCGGTGGAAAGATGCTGAATATGCAGCCGTGGGTCGTGTCGGGCGTCTTGGGTTTGGCGCTCGAGCACATAGCGCACAATCTCCAAATCCCGCGCGATCCTGGCTGCCTCCGCCGCGCTCGGATTGCCCGGTAAACCCAAACGGAAGGATAACGGCCCCTCGTTCATCACCCCACCCCGGCGCAGGCCAGCGTCCTCAGCGTGTACCGAGACCGGCAAGCCCCAAGAGGCCGCGTAAGTAAGACCTAAGGCCAGCACCCCGGCGTCTTCATTGGTCTTGCCGTCGTCGGTGAGCATCACCGCCCCGGCTTCTTTGAGCAGCTTGGCTTCGGTGAGAAGTTTGCCCTCTTGCCCCTGGGTGAGGGCAGCGGCGGGATGGAGCCGGGCCTGGCCGATCTGGCGGGCCTTTTTGATGAGGGCCGCCACGACCTCGGGGTGGTCTACTGGGGGGGTGGTGTTGGGCATCGAGACCACGTCGGTATAGCCGCCTCGGGCAGCGGCAGTAAGGCCAGTCTCGAGGTCCTCTTTTACCTCCTGTCCTGGTTCGCGCAGATGGGCGTGAGGATCGAAAAAGCCAGGGCAGAGGATAAGCCCGCTGGCATCGAGGGTGCGCTGGGCATTCCCACCGTCCAGCGCCAGGATCTTGCCTTCACCAATTAACACGTCGGCTGGTCCGCGATCGCCGGAGGCGTCCACCAGCCGGACATTCTTGAGGAGGATTTCACCTTGCACGGATGCTCCTTTCGAGAAAACCTGCTAAGCGCTTTTTCTCCCCACCAGTAAGTGGTATAGCACCGCCATCCGCACCGCCTGGCCGTTGGCCACCTGGCGCTCTATGAGGCTTTGGGCGGCATCGGCTAGGGTGCCCTCGAGCTCCACGTCGCGGTTCATCGGGCCAGGGTGGAGGAGGGGAGCCCCCGGTTTAGCCCATCCCAGGCGTTCTTGGGTGATCTGGTAGCCTGCGACATACTCCGGCAAGCTGGGCAGGAGCCCCTTGTCCATACGCTCTCGCTGTAGCCGCAGGGCCATCACCGCGTCGGCATCCCGCAGGGCTTCGTGGAGGTGGGTGGTCATCGTGACCTTAGGTAGCCCGCTGGGCAGCAGGGTCGCCGGGCCACATAGCCAGACCTCGGCCCCCAGCATCGGCAGGAGTTCCGCGTTGGAGCGGGCCACTCGAGAGTGAAGGATGTCCCCCACGATGGCGATTTTCCTGCCCTCGAGGGAGCCCAGGCGCTCGAGCAGGCTAAATGCGTCCAAGAGCGCCTGAGTGGGGTGGGCTCGCCAACCGTCCCCAGCGTTGATGATGGGCTTTCCCAACCATCGCACCGCCTGATAGGGTACCCCTGCAGCGTCGGTGCGGATCACGTAGGCGTCGATACCCATCGCGTCCAGGGTGAGCAGGGTGTCTTTGTAGCTCTCGCCTTTGGCTAAAGAAGAAGTGGCCGCGCTAAAAGAGAGCACGTCGGCGGACATCCTCCGGGCGGCGAGCTCAAATGAGAGGCGGGTACGGGTGGAGTTCTCAAAGAACACCGTTGCGACCGTGAACCCGGTGAGGGCCGGAACCTTTTTGACTGGCCTCGAGAGCACCTCCTGCATCAGCTTGGCCGTCTCAAAGAGGTCTTCGATGTGCTTACGGCTCCAGCTTTGGAAGTCGAGCAGATGCTTGGGAAGAGTGGTCTGCTGGGTCAGCTCGGTGATCATGCTTCCTCCCTTCGAACGGCGGGAATTCGGCGGCGGGGGGCTTGCTCAAGGACATTTAGCACAGAGCCCGACTGGCCTTTTACTGCCGCTCCCATAGCTCGACACCATCCTCTCCGTCGGTTTCGGCGATTTTGACCTTGACCAATTCGCTTTTGCTAGTGGGCAGGTTCTTGCCCACGAAGTCCGCCCGGATGGGCAACTCGCGGTGTCCCCGATCTACCATGACGGCTAGGTAGATGCGCTGGGGGCGGCCCAGATCCACCAAAGCGTCAAGGGCCGCCCGCACCGTGCGCCCCGTGTAGATCACGTCGTCTACCAGCACGATGGAGCGCCCGGCGATATCAAAGGGAATGCGGGTTTCGCGCACTTTGGGTTGGATGCCGATCTCCGAGAGGTCGTCACGGTAGAGGGTAATATCCAGCACGCCCACCGGGATCTCGGCCCCTTCAAAGGTTTTGATGATCTCGGCGATGCGCTGAGCCATGGGGATGCCCCGGGTATGGATCCCCACCAGGATCAGCCCCTCGGTGCCCTTGTTCTTCTCCACGATTTCGTGGGCGATGCGGGTGAGCGCCCGGCGCACGTCGTCCGGGCTCATGATCTGGGCCTTAAAGGTCATAGCAGCCTCCGGCGAAAATCCTTTGCCATAGGCCTATATTTGGCCTCCAGAAAAAAAAGACGCCCGAAGGCGCGCCAAACCTCGAGCTGTGCAGATTGAATCCCACTTTTTCCTCCCTTTCCGGCCTCACAGGGCCAGATTTAAAGGTCTCCCCAGGATACGGCCCGGCTAAGCTAGGCGTCAAGGTCGTCGCTCCGTGGAAAAACTGCGCGGCAGATTCACCTCCGGCAAGATTAAGGTTCTGCTCATTTTCGGTCATTCGCGCTTTAGGGCAAAATCCCCTTAGGGAAGGGTACCCCTTGGAGGCTTGGTCTGGTTCTGCTCGTCAGTGGTCACCCAGTCAGCCGCGGCTACCTCAAGATCCCTCGGGTGCGTCGCCCGGTGGCTGAGCTGTACCTCCCGGTCTCTGCCTCCGGCCAAGGGCGCAATCTGGTGCGGGTAGGAGAGTCGGTGAGCGTGGACCTCGAGTTTGGCCCGGAGTTTCTCATGCACGTATTTTTCGCTGCACCCGAGGAGGGTGAGTACCGGGTGCGG
This window harbors:
- a CDS encoding PucR family transcriptional regulator, which encodes MPRAVAMSLPTLRQILELPAFAGAELLSGHSHLDQVVTWVHVAEVMDAWRFLSGGELILSTGLELARATPEERVTYLRALAQAGAHGLALELVQWIQEVPAELLQTARLLEFPILAFRREVRFADLTRAAHERILRPHGARGDEPLLEAILEALIETGRSQGFLQRQLGPILSLPSRPRSTLLSTLEALLASQFNIAETARRLGVRRQSIYYRLEQLRGMLGDLDSTERRLGLWVALELLKR
- a CDS encoding bacteriohemerythrin encodes the protein MAIEWSPSYETGEIRIDQQHRNLFDRVNRLERMLEVGEVLDQAEVENLLIFLESYINTHFAYEELCMTLRGCPIARKNKEAHDKLLAFYDDFAQRYAARGKADAAMLRGLHEVLSKWLVGHVCNIDVQLRSRVSAARL
- a CDS encoding aminotransferase class III-fold pyridoxal phosphate-dependent enzyme, which gives rise to MERPSSEIIQENRDYTLFSWSVQSQANPIHMTHAQGVWFWDGEGNKWLDFSSQLININVGHQHPKVLEAIKKQVDQLCFAGPSFATEPRGKLGKKLAEVTGLAKSFFTLGGAEANENAMKIARLYTGRDKIITRYRSYHGATMGSMTASGDPRRWPVEPGIPGIVRVFDPYCYRCPFGKTPDSCRRECVSHIEEVIQMEGPHTIAAILVEGITGSNGLLVPPDDYYPKLRALCDKYGILLITDEVMSGFGRTGKWLSTQHYGVKPDIVTCAKGLTSGYMPLGAVIVSQPIADYFEKNMLWGGLTYSGHPVSCAAAVANLSVYEEEHLFENTETQGRYLAERLEAMKRKYACVGDVRYKGLFSVLELVRDKATKEPLAPFNGTSPEMQKLTGYLKSKHVYAFSRFNMVWVCPPLVITREELKYGLDIYEEALALVDQMLGAVAAD
- a CDS encoding hydantoinase/carbamoylase family amidase, with the protein product MSLNPKRTIAELKELRALTGDEHGAQRVAWTDTWLKAREWFRSKLEGLPVAFHQDAAGNNWVTLRGESEQALLMGGHLDSVPNGGWLDGCLNVLAALEVLRRISEEYGGHPPVTVRLVDWADEEGARFGRSLLGSSAFAGTYTIEADRGRTDREGVRLEDALRRCGVEIDRFPEATQEQKNAAAYLELHIEQGPVLERLGLPLGVVLGTKGVERHQITFHGQEAHSGSTPMTARKDALAAAAKLALEIRPIAMKHPDAVCTMGSVKTFPGIVTAVVGRCECTLDQRDLDANILAQMLAEAREASERFAKEENCTVEWSRIWNIEPIPFHPHLIELCDEAIREVAGVSHRLPSGPLHDAAEVARAGIPTVMMFVQSLYGISHNKIEDTKEEHLELAVRAFDRLADKAMHWIMRK
- a CDS encoding CoA-acylating methylmalonate-semialdehyde dehydrogenase yields the protein MAVREPEVGIKRVSHWIGGRVVVGNSGRSGAVWNPATGQKQAMVDFASAEEVDRAIAVAKEAFKSWRQTPLSRRAEIMFKFRELIDANRKKIAELITLEHGKTLPDALGEVARGLENVEFACGIPNLLKGGYSEQVSRGVDVYQIRQPLGVVAGITPFNFPAMVPMWMFANAIACGNTFVLKPSEKDPSASMYLAELLQQAGLPDGVFNVVHGDKVAVDRLLEHPDVKAVSFVGSTPIAKYIYETGTKHGKRVQALGGAKNHMVVLPDADINMAADAAVSAAYGSAGERCMAISVVVAVGDVADPLIEAIKERMPKIKVGPGLEEGSEMGPLISKEHRDKVASYVENAPKEGATVVVDGREDPVSQREGFFLGTSLLDNVKPGMKCYDDEIFGPVLSVVRVKTYEEALKLVNEHPYGNGTAIFTRDGGAARQFQFDVEAGMVGINVPIPVPVAYYSFGGWKASLFGDLHMYGPEGVQFYTRAKVVTSRWPDPSTSKVDLGFPQVR